In Bradyrhizobium sp. 1(2017), one DNA window encodes the following:
- a CDS encoding NAD(P)/FAD-dependent oxidoreductase, with protein sequence MSKAFPSEVDAGSREESASKQKSEYDVAVVGGGLLGSAIAWGLGRLGKRVAVLDEGDITKRASRANFALVWVQSKGLGMPAYTVWTVQASQAWGRLADELKQQTGLDVSLQQNGGFHLTLGEDEFGQRTELVKRMHNQVGAADYKMEMLPASEVKKALPLIGPEVSGGSYCPLDGHVNSLRTFRAFHTGFRAFGIDYFPERPVSAISKSGGEFRLTTPQGELRAAKVVLAAGNANQTLAPMVGLVAPMGPTRGQIVVTERTMPFLPHPLTTIRQTDEGTVMIGDSKEDELDDRALKHSISAVMTDRAQRMFPHLSRLNVVRSWAGIRVMPQDGFPIYDQSETHPGAFVACCHSGVTLASNHAFEIARMVAQGALEPELVGAFSASRFGGAGAANNSGY encoded by the coding sequence ATGTCTAAAGCGTTTCCGAGCGAAGTGGACGCCGGTTCGCGTGAAGAAAGCGCGTCTAAGCAGAAGTCTGAATACGACGTCGCCGTCGTCGGCGGCGGACTGCTCGGCTCCGCCATTGCCTGGGGCCTCGGCCGGCTCGGCAAGCGCGTCGCCGTGCTCGACGAGGGCGACATCACCAAGCGCGCCTCGCGCGCGAATTTTGCGCTGGTCTGGGTCCAGAGCAAGGGTCTCGGCATGCCCGCCTATACGGTCTGGACCGTGCAGGCGTCGCAGGCCTGGGGGCGGCTCGCGGACGAGCTGAAGCAGCAGACCGGTCTCGACGTCTCGCTTCAGCAGAACGGTGGCTTCCACCTCACGCTCGGCGAGGACGAATTCGGCCAGCGCACCGAGCTGGTCAAGCGCATGCACAACCAGGTCGGCGCTGCCGACTACAAGATGGAGATGCTGCCCGCCTCCGAAGTGAAGAAGGCGCTGCCGCTGATCGGGCCCGAGGTCTCCGGCGGCAGCTACTGCCCGCTCGACGGCCACGTCAATTCGCTGCGCACGTTCCGTGCGTTTCACACCGGCTTCAGGGCGTTCGGCATCGACTATTTTCCGGAGCGTCCGGTCTCGGCGATCAGCAAGAGCGGCGGCGAGTTCCGCCTGACCACGCCGCAGGGCGAGCTGCGCGCCGCCAAGGTCGTGCTCGCCGCCGGCAATGCCAACCAGACGCTGGCGCCGATGGTTGGGCTCGTTGCTCCGATGGGGCCGACGCGCGGACAGATCGTGGTGACCGAGCGCACCATGCCGTTCCTGCCGCATCCCTTGACCACGATCCGCCAGACCGACGAGGGCACGGTGATGATCGGCGACAGCAAGGAGGACGAGCTCGACGACCGCGCGCTGAAGCATTCGATCAGCGCCGTGATGACCGATCGCGCCCAGCGCATGTTCCCGCATCTGTCGCGGCTCAACGTGGTCAGGAGCTGGGCCGGCATTCGCGTCATGCCGCAGGACGGATTTCCAATCTATGACCAGTCGGAGACGCATCCCGGCGCCTTCGTTGCCTGCTGTCATTCCGGCGTGACGCTCGCCTCCAACCACGCCTTCGAGATCGCGCGCATGGTGGCGCAGGGCGCACTCGAGCCCGAGCTGGTCGGCGCGTTCTCGGCGAGCCGTTTTGGCGGCGCGGGCGCGGCCAACAACAGCGGCTATTAG
- a CDS encoding ABC transporter permease — translation MRRNGPLALIFHTVFVIVMVAPILVVCLVAFTPEGFLSLPTNGFSLRWFRTIANYPEFIHAFWVSLGLGALSSLVALLFAVPAALAIARYRFRGREALAALFLSPLMIPHVVLGIAFLRFFTSAGMGGSFAALIVAHVIIVFPFALRLTLAAATGMDRTVEMAAVSLGANGWTLFRRVTLPLILPGVISGWALAFIQSFDDLTMTVFLAAPGTETLPVRMFLYIQDNIDPLVTSVSACVIAVTMTALIVLDRFYGLDRVLAGKGDTGR, via the coding sequence ATGAGACGGAACGGCCCGCTGGCGCTGATCTTCCACACCGTCTTCGTCATCGTCATGGTGGCGCCGATCCTCGTGGTCTGCCTCGTCGCGTTTACCCCCGAGGGCTTCCTGTCGCTGCCGACCAACGGCTTTTCGCTGCGCTGGTTCAGGACCATCGCGAACTACCCCGAATTCATTCACGCCTTCTGGGTCAGCCTTGGCCTTGGCGCGCTGTCGTCCCTGGTGGCGCTGTTGTTCGCGGTGCCGGCGGCGCTCGCGATCGCGCGCTACCGCTTCCGCGGCCGCGAGGCGTTGGCGGCGCTGTTCCTGTCGCCGCTGATGATCCCGCATGTCGTGCTCGGCATCGCCTTCCTGCGCTTCTTCACCTCCGCCGGGATGGGCGGCAGCTTCGCGGCGCTGATCGTCGCGCATGTCATTATCGTGTTTCCGTTCGCGCTGCGGCTGACGCTGGCGGCCGCGACCGGCATGGACCGCACGGTCGAGATGGCGGCGGTGTCGCTCGGCGCCAATGGCTGGACGCTGTTTCGCCGCGTGACCCTGCCTTTGATCCTGCCCGGCGTCATCAGCGGCTGGGCGCTCGCCTTCATCCAGTCCTTCGACGATCTCACCATGACCGTCTTCCTCGCGGCACCCGGCACCGAGACGCTACCGGTACGCATGTTCCTTTACATCCAGGACAACATCGATCCGCTGGTGACGTCGGTCTCGGCCTGCGTGATCGCTGTTACCATGACCGCCCTCATTGTGCTCGACCGCTTCTACGGGCTCGACCGTGTGCTCGCCGGCAAGGGCGATACGGGACGATAG
- a CDS encoding ABC transporter permease codes for MSAAAEERSARAPWALTAPALMLFVGVLLIPLAMTVMLSFHDWGQYKGIEPVFILKNWHEIATDPYYAEMFWRTFRIAILTTLLTALLGAPEAYILNRMSGRWKSFFLLIILGPLLISVVARTLGWALLFGGNNGLVNKLLMSLGVIGSPIPFMFTETGMVIALAHVMMPFMVLSVWAALQRLDPQIENAAMSLGASPVTIIRRIIMPQIMPGVLSGAIIVFSLSASAFATPAIIGGRRLKVAATLAYDEFLNTLNWPLGAAVATLLLAALVLIVVGSNALIERRYAEVFR; via the coding sequence ATGAGCGCGGCCGCCGAGGAACGCAGCGCGCGTGCACCATGGGCGCTGACGGCGCCTGCCTTGATGTTGTTCGTCGGCGTGCTGCTGATCCCGCTCGCAATGACCGTGATGCTCTCGTTCCACGATTGGGGCCAGTACAAGGGCATCGAGCCGGTCTTCATCCTCAAGAACTGGCACGAGATCGCGACCGATCCCTATTACGCGGAGATGTTCTGGCGGACGTTTCGCATCGCAATCCTGACCACGCTGCTCACGGCTTTGCTCGGCGCGCCCGAAGCCTACATCCTCAACCGCATGAGCGGCCGCTGGAAGAGCTTCTTCCTGCTGATCATCCTCGGGCCGCTGCTGATCTCCGTGGTGGCGCGCACGCTGGGCTGGGCGCTGCTGTTCGGCGGCAACAACGGTCTCGTCAACAAGCTCCTGATGTCGCTCGGAGTGATCGGTTCTCCCATTCCCTTCATGTTCACTGAAACCGGCATGGTGATCGCGCTTGCGCATGTGATGATGCCGTTCATGGTGTTGTCGGTGTGGGCGGCGCTGCAACGGCTCGATCCGCAGATCGAGAATGCCGCGATGTCGCTCGGCGCGAGCCCTGTGACCATCATCCGCCGCATCATCATGCCGCAGATCATGCCGGGCGTGCTGTCGGGCGCGATCATCGTATTCTCGCTTTCGGCCAGTGCCTTCGCCACGCCGGCGATCATCGGCGGCCGCCGGCTCAAGGTTGCGGCGACGCTTGCCTATGACGAATTCCTCAACACGCTGAACTGGCCGCTCGGTGCGGCGGTCGCAACGCTGCTGCTGGCCGCGCTGGTGCTGATCGTCGTCGGCAGCAACGCGCTGATCGAGCGCCGCTATGCGGAGGTGTTCCGATGA
- a CDS encoding ABC transporter ATP-binding protein produces the protein MAYLELDRVAKQFGPQTVVDDFSLSVGKGEFISFLGPSGCGKTTTLQMIAGFLDPTRGAIRLEGKDLTAIHPAKRGLGIVFQSYALFPHMTAAENVAFGLEMRNVARAERAERVRAALAMVGLAGYEDRHPRRMSGGQQQRVALARALVIKPSVLLLDEPLSNLDAKLREEMQIELRQIQRTIGTTTILVTHDQNEAMSLSDRIVVMSQGKIEQIGTPQETYEKPASAFVSQFLGKTNDFAATIDRAVAPAKLMAGSWSAPAPAGLSGPVTVSIRPERVGFGDAGLGAKIVTRIFQGNHWLFQCDSECGPAIVIRQNDGTTQPAEGDAVRLAWRPEDMSVRARAGA, from the coding sequence ATGGCCTATCTCGAGCTCGATCGGGTCGCAAAACAGTTCGGCCCGCAGACTGTGGTCGACGACTTCAGTCTGTCGGTGGGGAAGGGGGAGTTCATCTCCTTCCTGGGCCCGTCCGGCTGCGGCAAGACCACGACGTTGCAGATGATCGCGGGCTTCCTTGATCCGACGCGCGGCGCGATCCGCCTGGAGGGCAAGGACTTGACCGCGATTCACCCGGCCAAGCGCGGGCTCGGCATCGTGTTCCAGAGCTACGCGCTGTTTCCGCACATGACCGCGGCGGAGAACGTCGCCTTCGGTCTGGAGATGCGCAACGTGGCGCGCGCCGAGCGAGCCGAGCGCGTCCGTGCTGCGCTCGCGATGGTGGGCCTTGCCGGTTACGAGGACCGCCATCCCCGAAGGATGTCCGGCGGCCAGCAGCAGCGCGTGGCGCTCGCCCGCGCGCTGGTGATCAAGCCGAGCGTGCTCCTGCTCGACGAGCCGCTCTCCAATCTCGACGCAAAGCTGCGCGAGGAGATGCAGATCGAGCTGCGTCAGATCCAGCGCACCATCGGCACCACCACGATCCTTGTCACCCACGACCAGAACGAGGCGATGTCGCTGTCCGACCGCATCGTGGTGATGAGCCAGGGCAAGATCGAGCAGATCGGCACGCCGCAGGAGACTTACGAGAAGCCGGCCTCGGCCTTCGTCTCGCAGTTCCTCGGCAAGACCAACGATTTTGCCGCGACGATTGATCGGGCTGTGGCGCCGGCGAAGTTGATGGCAGGCTCCTGGAGCGCGCCGGCGCCGGCCGGCCTCAGCGGTCCGGTCACGGTCAGCATCCGCCCCGAGCGCGTCGGCTTCGGCGATGCCGGCCTCGGCGCAAAAATCGTCACCCGCATCTTCCAGGGCAATCACTGGCTGTTCCAGTGCGACAGCGAATGCGGTCCGGCGATCGTGATCCGGCAGAACGATGGCACGACGCAGCCGGCCGAAGGCGACGCGGTTCGCCTCGCCTGGCGGCCGGAGGACATGAGCGTGCGCGCGAGGGCCGGCGCATGA